From Camelina sativa cultivar DH55 chromosome 7, Cs, whole genome shotgun sequence, one genomic window encodes:
- the LOC104701013 gene encoding proline-rich protein 1-like, protein MAITSTSYAICLILSLATIATADYDAPSSPKPTLPPPVYTPSVHKPSLPTRVYTAPAQKPTLPPPAYTPPVYTKPTLPPPIYTMPVYKPTLSPPVYTKRTLPSPLYAPPVYKKSPSYSPPRPYVPKPTYTPPTKPYVPEIIKAVDGIILCKNSYETYPIQGAKAKILCSEMGSYGKSKNEVVIYSNPTDSKGYFHVALTHIKNLSHCRVKLYASPIETCKNPTNVNKGLTGVPLSMYSDKNIKRFNVGPFYFTGSKAAPTTPKY, encoded by the exons ATGGCGATCACAAGCACCTCCTACGCGATTTGTCTCATCCTCTCTTTGGCCACCATTGCCACTGCTGATTACGATGCACCCTCATCTCCTAAACCCACACTCCCACCTCCAGTTTACACTCCATCGGTTCACAAACCTAGCCTCCCAACTCGTGTTTACACAGCACCTGCCCAAAAGCCAACTCTCCCACCTCCGGCTTACACTCCACCGGTTTACACTAAGCCAACTCTCCCACCTCCGATTTACACCATGCCGGTCTACAAACCTACACTCTCACCTCCGGTGTACACTAAGCGAACTCTCCCATCTCCGCTTTACGCTCCACCGGTCTACAAAAAGTCTCCAAGCTATTCTCCTCCACGTCCATATGTACCAAAACCAACCTACACTCCACCCACCAAGCCATATGTCCCAGAGATCATTAAAGCCGTTGATGGCATCATCTTATGCAAAAACAGCTACGAAACCTACCCTATTCAAG GAGCAAAGGCAAAGATTTTGTGTTCCGAGATGGGATCTTACGGGAAAAGCAAGAACGAGGTTGTGATCTACAGCAATCCAACTGATTCTAAGGGGTACTTCCACGTGGCGTTAACCCATATCAAGAACCTATCTCACTGCCGTGTCAAGCTCTACGCATCTCCAATCGAGACTTGCAAGAACCCCACCAATGTCAACAAGGGCCTCACCGGAGTTCCTTTGTCGATGTACTCCGACAAGAACATAAAGCGTTTTAACGTTGGTCCTTTCTACTTCACCGGTTCCAAGGCTGCTCCCACCACTCCCAAATACTGA
- the LOC104704562 gene encoding uncharacterized protein LOC104704562 — MSDSKNLDKVKCKLCGKEFSGGAYRIKEHIAKIPGNVYACPRSSKDDQEKCKTAIEEAKKKKKKKVTLDDELRQTVNVHGSGDMDDVIELEEMGSRKMQRTLGPMDKFATNINPESRPLPTRQQNINDALWKEKLHKVQQYIARWVYALGVHFNTIANDEFKLMAEAIGKFGPGVTPQSQHQLREPLLKEEVDRLHGLLKPQEEEWKKNGCKIMTDAWSDRKRRSIMNLCVNCKGGTMFRSSKDSSDEAHTGGYIFEYVKGCIEEIGEENVVQVVTDNAANNMVAARMMKEIKPSIFWTSCATHSINLMLESISKLTRFKGTIQMAKDFTIFIYAHHKTLAVKFWNGVIMCLNVFGPLVKLLRLVDGDKKPTMVFLHGELIEAKKQISDGLKHVEKNVKPILSIIEEKIKGRLDNPLHLTGYLWNPYYFYKDSSQASSDEVSNAVFKCVSAFFPNDVNTQCQVINSELAIYKNKEGNFGKPWAIIGCQKEDYDPVYWWETYGNAFPNLAKMAKRILALTTSSSGCE; from the exons ATGTCTGATTCGAAGAATCTCGACAAAGTTAAATGCAAATTGTGTGGAAAAGAATTTTCGGGAGGTGCTTACAGGATAAAAGAACACATTGCCAAAATTCCTGGAAACGTTTATGCTTGTCCAAGATCATCAAAGGATGATCAAGAGAAGTGCAAGACTGCTATCgaggaagcaaagaagaagaagaagaagaaggtaactcTAGATGATGAGCTGCGGCAGACAGTTAATGTTCATGGCAGTGGAGATATGGATGATGTGATTGAACTTGAAGAAATGGGTTCAAGAAAGATGCAAAGGACACTTGGTCCAATGGATAAGTTTGCAACAAACATCAATCCAGAATCTAGACCTCTTCCAACTAGGCAACAAAATATCAATGATGCTCTTTGGAAAGAGAAGCTACACAAGGTTCAACAATATATTGCTAGGTGGGTGTATGCTTTAGGGGTTCATTTCAATACCATAGCAAACGATGAGTTTAAGCTAATGGCTGAAGCTATAGGAAAATTTGGTCCAGGAGTCACACCACAAAGTCAACACCAACTTCGAGAGCCTTTACTTAAGGAAGAGGTTGATAGACTTCATGGTTTGCTGAaaccacaagaagaagagtggaaGAAGAATGGATGCAAGATTATGACAGATGCTTGGTCTGATCGAAAAAGGAGAAGTATCATGAATCTGTGTGTTAATTGCAAAGGAGGTACAATGTTTCGCTCATCTAAAGATAGTTCAGATGAGGCTCATACAGGTGGATATATTTTTGAGTATGTCAAAGGCTGCATTGAGGAGATTGGTGAAGAGAATGTAGTTCAAGTGGTTACTGATAATGCTGCTAACAATATGGTTGCGGCAAGAATGATGAAAGAGATCAAGCCGAGTATATTTTGGACATCATGTGCGACTCACTCCATCAATTTGATGCTTGAAAGCATATCGAAACTCACAAGGTTCAAAGGCACAATTCAGATGGCGAAAGACTTCACAATCTTCATATATGCTCATCATAAGACATTGGC TGTTAAATTTTGGAATGGGGTGATAATGTGCTTGAATGTTTTTGGACCATTGGTCAAACTGCTTCGACTTGTTGATGGAGATAAGAAGCCTACAATGGTATTTCTGCATGGAGAACTGATAGAAGCAAAGAAACAGATCAGTGATGGATTAAAACATGTGGAAAAAAATGTTAAGCCGATATTGAGTATCATTGAAGAAAAGATTAAGGGTCGACTTGACAATCCTTTGCATCTGACAGGTTATTTGTGGAACCCATACTACTTCTATAAAGATTCAAGCCAAGCCTCCAGTGATGAGGTATCAAATGCAGTCTTTAAGTGTGTCTCTGCATTTTTCCCCAATGATGTCAACACACAATGTCAAGTCATCAACTCTGAACTGGcgatttacaaaaacaaagaagggaACTTTGGAAAACCATGGGCCATCATAGGCTGCCAGAAGGAGGATTATGATCCAG tttATTGGTGGGAAACATATGGAAATGCTTTTCCTAATTTAGCAAAAATGGCTAAGAGAATTTTGGCTTTGACTACAAGTTCATCCGGATGTGAATGA